The Microbacterium schleiferi genome contains the following window.
GAGGTACTGGCCGGGAAGGAAGTGGATGCGGCGCTTGGCGCTGAAAGTCAGCATCCGCACCGTGGGCGTGATCATCTCGCGGGACTCCAGCGTCAACCGCACAGCGGCGCGCACCGAGAACGCAAAGGCGACGAGGTTTCCCACCAGGAGCGCGCGTTCCTGACCGAGCGTGATCTCACCGAGCGAGATCGGCCAGCCGGCGAGGACCCCGACCACGCCCGCGACGAGGAACTGCTGCCAGCGCCGCGGCGGGAGCGTCAACGGTTCCGAGAGCATGAAGACGCCCAGGAAGAGGAACGGCGAGGACCACAGCAGCGACCAGAAGATCGTTGCCGGCTCGACGACGAGGCCCGCCGACTGGTACTGCATCGTCGTCCGCACGAAGCCGACAGCCACGGCGACCAGCAGGAACACCAGCACCATGCGGATCTTCTCGGTGCGCCACAGCACCCCGAGTCCGAGAACGACGACGGGAGCCGCGAGCACCGGCGTGCCCACCCACCACGCCGACGCGCCGAGCGCCGGAATCCAGATGCTGACGATCGTGAGGACGGCAGCGCCCACAGCAGCGGGGTTGAAGATGTGGCGACCGCGCCAGGCCAGCACGTACTTGGATGCCGCGGCCACGGCACCCGCCAGGGCGACACCCACCAGCGCGAGCGGGTCCAGGGTCGGCCGCAGCACGAACAGCAGGATGAACGCCGTGATCACCGACGATTCCAGGCGCAGTGACTGCGCGATGATCCGGTGCGCGATGACGTCGACCAGCCCCGAGGCAAGCGTCAGCACCACGAGGGTAGCGAGCATCTCCAGCGGTGTCGGCGCGACCAGTCCAAAAAATGACACGCCGAACGCGATGACCGTGAGCGTCAGCAGCGCCAGAAACACCATCCGGTACATCGAGACTTTGCCGAGCACCGCGAACACGCGATTCCAGCCGGCGGTCAAAAATCCGATCATGTGAACAACTCTGCCTTACACCGCTCGGTCCCGAATCCGGGAGACCAGTCGACCTGTCCCGTCGTCATCATCCGCACCCACTCGACGCCCCAGCGGTGTGCGAGCTCCGGGCCTCCCTCGAAGAACAGCGCGGTTGCGGCGGCATCAGCGATCATCGCGGTGGGGGCAACTGCCCAGGTCGCCGCAACCGTCCGCACCGGCACGCCCGTCCTCGCGTCCAAAACGTGGTGAAGCCCGTCGCCCCAGGCTCGCCGATTCGTCGCCGAGGCGCACAGCGCCGCATCCGCGAGCTCGACGACGCCGAGGATCCGGGTCGCGTCGTAGGGATGCTCGAGCCCGACCCTCTCGGGAGCATGCGAGCACCGCAGGTCGCCGCCGGCGTCTACGACGAGGGTGCCGCGGGTGCGCGGTTCGAGGTGCTCGGACACGAGATCGACCAGACGCCCCTTCCCGATCGCGCCGACATCGATGACAGCCGGCCGCGACACCGAGAGCGTGCCCCTGTCGGTGGAGATAACCCCTCGCCAGTCTCGCGGGGCCCCGACGGGACCGCTCGTGCGCAGCGAGTAGGACCGGTCGTAGCCCAGCGCTTCCAGCGAGGCACCGATGAGCGGGCTCACAGCTCCGTCCGTCGCCGCGTCGAGGTCCGCGTAGACAGCGAACATCGCCTCAGCATCCGCGGGGAGGGCTCGGGAACCGCCCGAGGCGAGGGCGCTGACCGTGGAGTCCTCGCGGAACCGCGACCATTCCCGGTCGAAGCCGTCAATCAGAGCGAGCACTGCGGCGCGCTCTGGCTCGCTCAGCGGTACGTCAGTGTCAACGGACCAGTGCGTGCCGATCGCCTCGAAGCGCCAGCTCGGCGATCGGCCCCGATCGACGCGTGGTTCGCCGCTCATTACGCCAACGAGATCAGGCTGCAGCCTCGGCCTTGATGAGCTCGACGGCCTGCATGAAGCCGCCGCTGGTCAGCGACGATCCCGAGACGCGGCTGACCGAGACCTCGTCGAGGCGCTTGCCGACCACCTCGTTCTTGATGCCACCGATGAACTGGGACTGGTACTGCTCGGACTCGCGCGCCTGGGGGTTCCCCGTGACCTCGACCTCCGTGACGACATCATCGGCAAGCGTCAGGGTCACCGTGACCGTCTCGACCGATTCGGGCGTCGCGTAGGAGCCTTCCGCCGTGTAGGTGCCATCGGCGTAGCCGTCGGCAGAGGTCGATCCGGAGCCTGCGCCGGCATCCGTCTGCCCGGCGCCCGTGTCGGCTGTGGCGCCGCATCCGGCGAGGCTGAGAGCACCGGCGACACCGACGAGGGCGACACCGACACGTACGGGGCGGGAGGGGTGCGAGTCATGAGCAGTCCTTCCTAGGGATCGTCTCCACCATCCTCGCTTCCATGCCTATGCATAGGCTTTGAGGCGGCAGCGAGCGGGGAGGATGTCGAGGTCAGGCCGCGCCGTCGAACATGCTCGTGACCGAACCGTCTTCGAAGACCTCGCGGATCGCGCGGGCCAGCAGCGGCGCGATGGGGAGCACGGTGAGCGACTCCCACCGCTTGCGATCGGGAATCGGAATGGTGTCGGTCACCACGACCTCGTCGATCGCGGCATCCTGCAGCCGTTCGCTGGCCGGATCGCTGAAGACCGCATGCGTGGCCGCGACGATGACGCGCTCCGCCCCGCTCTTCTTGAGCGCCTGGGCTGCCTTGACGATCGTGCCACCCGTGTCGATCATGTCGTCGACGAGGAGGCACACCCGCCCGTCGACCTGACCGACGATCTCGCTCACGGTGACCTGGTTGGCAACGTTCGGATCGCGGCGCTTGTGGATGATCGCCAGCGGCGCGCCGAGGCTGTCGGACCACGTGTCGGCAACCCGGACGCGTCCGGTGTCGGGCGAAACGACGGTCAGCTTGTCGCGATCCTCGGGCGAGAGATTCTTCTCGAAGTAGTCCAGCAGGACCGGCTTGGCGAAGAGGTGATCGACCGGTCCGTCGAAGAAGCCCTGAATCTGCGCGGCGTGCAGGTCCACGCTCATGACGCGGTCTGCTCCTGCCGTCTTGAGAAGGTCGGCGACGAGGCGAGCACTGATGGGCTCACGCCCACGGCCCTTCTTGTCCTGGCGCGAATACGGGAAGTACGGGGCGACGACGGTGATGCGCTTCGCGGATGCGCGCTTGGCGGCATCCAACATGATGAGAAGCTCCATCATCCACTCGTTGACCGGAGGGCCGAACGACTGGATGAGGAAGAGGTCGCAGCCGCGGATCGAAACCTCGAACCGGGTCAGGATCTCGCCGGACGCGAAGGTCCGGTACTCGGTCGGAACGAGGTTCGTGCCGAGCGCTGTCGCGACGTCGTCGGCAAGGCTCGGGTGAGAGCGGCCGGATGCGACCACCAGGCGCTTCTTGGTCTTGGCGACCAGGCCCGGAGCGATCCCGCTCTCTTTGTCGAGATCAACCGTCTTGTTCTTGCGCGCCATTGTCCGCTTCCTGTGCGGACCGGGCCCGCGCAGCGACGTCGGCGGCGGCTGTTCCCGGTCTGTTGTTCTCGACCCACCCCTCGATGTTTCGCTGAGGGGCCACGCTCAGAGCCAGCGCACCGGGGGGACATCCTTGCGGATGACGGCACCGGCGCCGGTCTTCGCACCGTCTCCGATCCTAACGGGCGCGACGAAGACGTTGTGCGACCCGGAGTGGACCTCATCGCCGATCTCGGTGCGGTGCTTGGCGAGATCGTCGTAATTGGCCGTGATCGCTCCGGCGCCGAGGTTGACGCCGCGACCGATCGTGGTGTCACCGATGTAGGACAGGTGCGGCACCTTGCTGCGCTCGCCGATCGTCGAGTTCTTCACTTCGACGAACGTGCCGACCTTGCTCTGCGCCTCCAGCGTCGCGCCCGGCCGCAGATAGGCGAAGGGGCCGACCGTCGCGCCGCGACCGATGACGGCGAGCGTGGCATCCGTGCGTGTGACCGTGGCGTTCTCCCCCACCTCGCAGTCGACCAGCGACGTGTCGGGGCCGACTGTCGCACCCTGTTCGATCGTCGTCGCCCGCAGGATGTGCGTGTTCGGCAGCACCGTTACGTCGGGGGCGAGGGTTGCCGTCACGTCGATCCAGGTCGTGGCGGGGTCGAGGATCGTCGCGCCCTCGAGCTGCCACCGACGCACGGTTCGCGCGTTGAGCGTGCGCGCGGCCTCGGACAGCTGGACCCGGTCGTTCACGCCGAGCGCGTCCTGCGCGGCAGGCGCCTCCGCTGCCGCGACCACCTCGCCGGCGCTGCGCAGGATGCCGATGACATCAGTGAGGTACTTCTCGCCCTGGGCGTTGGCCGTGCCGACGGCGGCGAGACTCGTGCGCAACTCGGCGGCGCGGAACACGTAGATGCCCGTATTGATCTCACGCACCGACAGCTCGTGGGCCGTGGCATCCTTCTGCTCGACGATGCGCTCGACGGCCCCATCAGCGCCTCGAATGACGCGACCGTACCCCGTGGCGTCGTCCAGCGTTGCGCACAACAGCGTCGCGCGTGCGGCGGCGGCGCGGTGGCGCGAGAGCAGTGCCTCGACAACGCCGACCTCGACGAGGGGGACATCGCCGCTGAGGACGAGCACATCGCCATCGAAACCGTGCAGAGCTCCGAGAGCCAGTTCGACAGCGCGACCGGTGCCGGGAATCTCGTCCTGGTCGACGATGTCGACTCCGGGGAGCAGGCCGCTCACAGCATCCGCCACGAGGTCCCGCTCGTGACGGACCACGACGACAGTACGCTCCGGGGCCAGCGCCGACGCGGTACGCAGCACGTGTCCGATCAGCGGAAGACCGCCGATCTGGTGAAGGACTTTGGGTGTCGCGGACTTCATCCGCGTTCCCTGACCCGCCGCCAGAATCACGACGGCGACGGGTGTGGTGATCTCAGCCATGCTCCGCCGCCAGGACTCGAACCTAGACTTCACAGCTCCAAAGGCTGTCGTGCTGCCATTACACCACGGCGGACCGGCGCGTACGCGGCCGCGCTCCAGTCTGCCAGAGGACGTCGCAGCCCGGATAATGGCGCAGTCCCCGGGATAATGGGTCAGTGCCCGCTGAATCCGACGAAGTCGACCGCATCGTCGGCGCGTGGAGCGCCCAGCGGCCGGACCTGGATTTCTCACCGCTCGAGGTACTCTCGCGCGTCGACCGCCTCTCGCGCCACCTCGACCGGGCACGCCGCGAAGCCTTCCGCCGCTCGGAGCTCGAGCCCTGGGAGTGGGACGTGCTGTCTGCCCTGCGGCGGGCGGGCGAGCCGTTTCAGCTCAGCCCGAAGCAACTGCTGCAGCAGACGCTGGTCTCCTCGGGCACGATGACCAACCGCATCGACAGGCTCGTGGGCCGCCGACTGGTGCGTCGCGAGTCCGACCCCGGCGACGGACGCGGCATCCTGGTGACCCTCACCGACGAGGGAAAGACCCGCGTGGATGCCGCCATCACTCGACTCGTGGATGCCGAAGCGGTGCTCCTGGACAGCCTGTCCCGCCCTGACCGCGACCGTCTCGCAGCCCTCCTGCGAAAGCTCTCCCTGGGATTCGACGCATGACCGACACCGACGATGGATTCATGGACGCCGGATCCCCGGATCCACGGGAGGATTCGGTTGCCGAAAGCGCCGGATCGCGCCGGTGGCACGACTGGTTCGACGTGCGCTTTCGCACTCCCGCCGCCGTGTACGGGCTCATCGTGTACTCGGCGCTGCTGATGATCACCGCCGACCACTACACCGACGTGACCGACGTGGTCGTTTCGTCGGTGGCCACACTCATCGTGTTCTTCATCGCGCATGTGTTCGCCTACACCCTCGCCGATCATGGCAAGCACCCGCTGGGCCGCGCCACGCGCTACGCGCTGACTCACTCGTCAGGGATGCTGTGGGCTGCCCTGCCTCCGACACTCGCGATGATCATCGCCGGCGCCTCGGGGCTGCAGGCTGAGGAGGCGTCGGGCTATGCGTTGTGGGCAACCATGGCGGTCCTCGCTTTCCTCGGATACGTCGCGTACTCGCGGACGGGAGCCGGCATCGCCCGGCGCATCCTCGGCGCCACGGGCACAGCCCTGCTGGGGGCATTCGTCGCGATCCTCGAGTACGCGTTCCACTGAGCTCCGCCCGCCAAGCTCCTGTCGTCCGACGGGCGATGTCGAGGGGTACGCGTAGCGTGGAGGGATGATGAGTGACCGTCCGCAGCCTTTCCATGACGCTCCCCTCGACGCCGCAATGTCGGATGCTCTCGTGCAGCAGGGACTTGCCGTCGAGCGGGTCGACAATGCCGCGAGGGCGGAAAACGATCCGTGGTTGTCTGCCGTCGCGCGCGGATTTCTCGAAGAGGAGCCGGGAGAAGTTCGCCGCGAGGCATTCGTCGGGCACACCGCGCACCGCCGCAAGCTCGGCGTCTACGACGCCACCTCCCCGCAGCCCGAGATTCCCGTCGCGACGTTCGCGTCCTGGCCGAGCGAACTCACCGTGCCGGGCGGCAGCGTGGCAGCCAGCGCTATCAGCGCGGTCACTGTCGCGCCGACGCATCGGCGACGCGGCATCCTTCGCGCCCTGATGGCTGGAGAGTTGCGCACCGCCGCCGCGCTCGGGCTTCCGGTCGCAGTGCTCACCGTCAGCGAATCGACGATCTACGGCCGGTTCGGGTTCGGTTCGGCGGCCACGGTGGCGAACTGGGACATCCGGGTTCGCCGCGCCGGCTGGATCGGGCCCGAGGCGCCCGGCCGCGTGGACTTCATCTCGCGCGAACAGGCGCGGGAGCTCGCCGAAGCCCTCCACGAGCGCGTGCGCGCCTCGTCCGCGGGAGAGATCGCCCTTCCGGAAGGGCACCTCAATCGCTTCTTCGGCACGAGCCCGGATGCCGAGAAGGCCGAGCGACTGCGCACCATCCAGTACCGCTCGCCCGCAGGAGAGGTCGATGGCATCGCCGTCTATCGCGTCGTGGAGAACCCCGACGACTTCAGCGAATCCACGCTCGAGCTCTCGTGGCTACTGGCCGCCACCGACGACGCCTATGCCGGCCTGTGGCGCTTCCTTCTCGAGATGGATCTCATCGGGCGCCTCCGCGCCTCCGAGCTCGCCGTCGACGAGCCCCTGTGGTGGATGATCGCCGACCAGCGAGCCGCCACGATCACCATCACCGACCACGAGTACGTCCGCATCCTCGACGTGCCCGGCGCGCTCGCCAGCCGTCGCTTCGGGGCCGCTGACACGATCGCGCTCGAGGTGGACGACCCGCTCGGGATCGCCGGTGGCACGTTCGTGCTGACGACGGATGCCGACGGTGGCGCGGTCGTCGACGCGGTCGAGGCTCCCCCCGCGAACGCACCCGTGGTGCGTCTCGGTATCCGGGAGCTGTCGTCACTGCTGCTGGGTACAGTATCGGCGGTGACCCTTGCTCGGGCCGGTCGCATCGAGGCGGATGATCCGACGCGGATCGCGCGCGTGTTCCAGACGACCGAGGCCCCGCGATTGAGCTTCTGGTACTGACGCGCAGCCGACCCTCCCGCGGCGCCTAGCCTGGAGGGGATGGCACATCTTCTCGGCGCCGAAGCGCTGCATCTCGAGTTCCCCACGAAAGTGGTCTTCGATTCCGTCACGCTCGGCATCGCCGAAGGCGACCGGATCGGGATCGTCGGTCGCAACGGTGACGGCAAGTCCAGCCTGCTCGCGATGATCGCTGGTCGTCTCGAGCCGGATGCCGGCAAGGTCACGGTGCGCGGCGGCACTCACATCGGCGTCGTCGACCAGCAGGACACGCTCGACGATGACCAAACGGTGGGACGGGCGATCGTCGGAGACCTCGACGAACACGAATGGGCAGGTGATGCCCGCATCCGAGACGTGCTCGCGGGCCTGGTCGCTGATCTCGACTGGGATGCTCCCCTCTCCACCCTCTCGGGCGGTCAACGGCGCCGTGTGTCCCTCGCCGCAGTGCTCATCGGCGACTGGGACATCCTGATCCTCGACGAGCCCACCAACCACCTGGATGTCGAGGGGATCGCCTGGCTCGCCGCCCACCTGAAGAAGCGGTGGGCAGCGAACGCGGGAGCACTGCTGGTCGTCACCCACGACCGGTGGTTCCTCGACGAGGTGTGCACGCTGACCTGGGAGGTGCACGACCGGATCGTCGAGCCGTTCGAGGGCGGCTACGCCGCCTACATCCTGCAGCGGGTCGAACGCGACCGCCAGGCAGCCGCAACCGAGGCGCGGCGGCAGAACCTCGCACGCAAAGAACTCGCCTGGCTGCGCCGCGGTGCTCCGGCGCGAACCTCGAAGCCGAAGTTCCGCATCGATGCCGCGAACGCACTCATCGAAGATGTCCCCGAGATCCGCAACAGAACGGAACTGCAGTCACTGGCCGTCACCCGCTTGGGTAAGGATGTGGTCGACCTGCTGGATGCCTCGGTCGCCTTCGATGGCCGCGAGATCCTCCACGACATCGAGTGGCGCATCGCTCCGGGCGAGCGCACGGGAATCCTCGGCGTCAACGGTGCCGGAAAGTCCACGCTGCTCGGGCTCGTGGATGGCAGCGTTTCTCCCACGGGCGGACGGGTCAAGCGGGGCAAGACGGTTCGGGTGGCGACCCTCACCCAGCGCCTCGACGAGCTCGAGGAACACCTGAACGATCCCGTACGGGTCGTGATAGGTGGGCTCCGCACGAGCTACACGATCGGTTCCGGCTCGAAAGCCCAAGAGCTCACCCCCGGCCAGCTGCTCGAGCGCCTCGGCTTCTCGTCCGCGCAGCTGTCTACCCCGGTGCGCGACCTCTCGGGAGGCCAGAAGCGCCGGCTGCAACTGCTGTTGATCCTGCTGGACCAGCCGAACGTCCTCATTCTGGATGAGCCGACCAACGACCTCGACACCGACATGCTCGCGGCGATGGAGGACCTCCTGGACTCGTGGCCCGGCACCCTCCTTGTCGTCTCGCACGACCGGTACTTCCTGGAGCGCGTCACCGACCAGCAGTACGCGATTCTGCCGGGACCCGGCGGCGCGGGACTGCTGCGGCACCTTCCGGGTGGGGTGGATGAGTATCTACGCCTGCGTCACGGGCAGATCGCGGATGCCGAACGCGGGGCATCCGCTCGGTCTGGCGGGTCATCGTCCGCGGCACCGTCCTCGGCAGCTCCCCCGACGGGCGCCGAAGCTCGAGCAGCGCAGAAGGAGATGGCGGCGCTGGAGCGGCGCATCGCGCGCCTGACCGAGCAGATCGACGCGGCACGCACAGCGCTGGCCGAACACGACCAGTCCGACTACTCGGGACTCACTGCCGAGATGACGCGGATCGGCGGCCTCGAGGCAGAGCGCGACGAACTCGAGCACCGCTGGTACGCGTTCGGCGAGCTCCTAGAGTCCTAGCGACCGGGTCAGGGGTGCTTAGCAAGCCCCTTCGTCAGCCGGTCAACCGCGTTGCGCGCACCTCACGATTGCGACGCTTATACCCCCAGGGGTATAGTAGAGTCGTCTTCGAATAGCAGACCCGACAAGAGGAGTTTCATGCGCATCGTCATCGTAGGCGGCGTCGCCGCCGGCATGAGCGCCGCAGCCCGCGCACGCCGTCACGACGAGTCAGCCGAGATCATCGTGCTTGAGCGCGGTCCCGAGGTATCGTTCGCGAACTGCGGTCTCCCGTACCACGTCGGCGGTGAGATCCCCACGAAGGATCACTGCTGCTCCACACTCCCGAAACGCTGCGCGCGAGCCTCAACCTCGACGTCCGCACGGGCCACGACGTCACAGCCATCGACACCGCAGCCAAGACCGTCACTGTCGCCTCAGCATCCGGGGTCGAAGAGATGAGCTACGACGCGCTCGTGCTCGCTCCCGGCGCCGTCGCGATCAGGCCACCGCTGCCCGGCCTCGACTCCCCCGGGTTCGAACCCTTCGCACGGTCTCCGACGCCGTGACCCTCAAGAAGTGGGTGGATGACGGCGCCACGCGCGGCGTCGTGCTCGGCGCCGGCTTCATCGGACTCGAGGCCGCGGAGGCGCTGCGCCACCGCGGGCTGGAGGTCGATGTCGTCGAGCTGGCCCCGCACGTTCTTCCGCCGCTCGAGCGCGAACTGGCCTCCGTCGTCACCACGCAGCTGCGAAACCTCGGCATCCGCGTTCACGACGGCGTCGCCGCCGAGAGCGTCGACGTCGGCGACGAGTCCGATGTGGTGGTGCTCTCGGACGGCACGCGCATCCCGACCGATCTCGTGGTCCTCTCGGTCGGCGTCCGCCCCGACACCGCCTTTGTGGAAGCGGCCGGCATTGAGACTGCTCGCGGCGCGATCGTCGTCGACGATCGCGGACGCACGTCCGCCGAGGGGGTCTGGGCCGCCGGTGATGCCGTTACCAGCACGGATGCCGTCACCGGCGTCCAGCGCCCGGTTCCCCTGGCAGGCCCCGCGAACCGTGCCGGCAGGCTCATCGCCGACGACATCTTCGGGATGGCGCAGGCGCGGCCGATCCCGCATCCGATCGGAACCGCGATCGTGCGGGTGGGCGAGATCACGGCGGCGATGACCGGTGCCAACCGAGCGAGCCTGGATGCCGCCGGGATGGACTACACAACGATCCACCTGCACCCGATGCAGCATGCGGGCTACTTCCCCGGCGCATCGACGGTCCACATGATCGTGCACGTCTCCCAGCGCGACGGTCGGATCCTCGGAGCCCAAGCAGTCGGCTACGAAGGAGTAGACAAGCGTATCGACGTGCTCGCTACCGCGATCCGCGCCGGCCTGCCCGCGGCAGACCTCATGGACCTCGACCTGGCCTACTCCCCGCCCTACGGCCAGGCCAAGGATGCCGTGAACCTCGTCGGCATGATCGCCGAGAACGTCGAGAACGGTCGACTCAAGCT
Protein-coding sequences here:
- a CDS encoding ABC-F family ATP-binding cassette domain-containing protein translates to MAHLLGAEALHLEFPTKVVFDSVTLGIAEGDRIGIVGRNGDGKSSLLAMIAGRLEPDAGKVTVRGGTHIGVVDQQDTLDDDQTVGRAIVGDLDEHEWAGDARIRDVLAGLVADLDWDAPLSTLSGGQRRRVSLAAVLIGDWDILILDEPTNHLDVEGIAWLAAHLKKRWAANAGALLVVTHDRWFLDEVCTLTWEVHDRIVEPFEGGYAAYILQRVERDRQAAATEARRQNLARKELAWLRRGAPARTSKPKFRIDAANALIEDVPEIRNRTELQSLAVTRLGKDVVDLLDASVAFDGREILHDIEWRIAPGERTGILGVNGAGKSTLLGLVDGSVSPTGGRVKRGKTVRVATLTQRLDELEEHLNDPVRVVIGGLRTSYTIGSGSKAQELTPGQLLERLGFSSAQLSTPVRDLSGGQKRRLQLLLILLDQPNVLILDEPTNDLDTDMLAAMEDLLDSWPGTLLVVSHDRYFLERVTDQQYAILPGPGGAGLLRHLPGGVDEYLRLRHGQIADAERGASARSGGSSSAAPSSAAPPTGAEARAAQKEMAALERRIARLTEQIDAARTALAEHDQSDYSGLTAEMTRIGGLEAERDELEHRWYAFGELLES
- a CDS encoding FAD-dependent oxidoreductase, with the translated sequence MIGFLTAGWNRVFAVLGKVSMYRMVFLALLTLTVIAFGVSFFGLVAPTPLEMLATLVVLTLASGLVDVIAHRIIAQSLRLESSVITAFILLFVLRPTLDPLALVGVALAGAVAAASKYVLAWRGRHIFNPAAVGAAVLTIVSIWIPALGASAWWVGTPVLAAPVVVLGLGVLWRTEKIRMVLVFLLVAVAVGFVRTTMQYQSAGLVVEPATIFWSLLWSSPFLFLGVFMLSEPLTLPPRRWQQFLVAGVVGVLAGWPISLGEITLGQERALLVGNLVAFAFSVRAAVRLTLESREMITPTVRMLTFSAKRRIHFLPGQYLELDVPHHRPDARGTRREFSIASAPEDLPTIRIAFREYPAGAGGPAPSSYKRALAEVDAGASLAVTGIWGDFVLPSRAETPLLMVAAGIGITPFVSQLRHLHASGQHRDIVLVYVASEAAELAFRDDIAASGVPVVLFTRDDPGQLPESWQWARGVRLDAAGLLQVVPDLHTRHAAISGPPRLIADLAPALERAKSVTTDAFSGY
- a CDS encoding MarR family winged helix-turn-helix transcriptional regulator — translated: MPAESDEVDRIVGAWSAQRPDLDFSPLEVLSRVDRLSRHLDRARREAFRRSELEPWEWDVLSALRRAGEPFQLSPKQLLQQTLVSSGTMTNRIDRLVGRRLVRRESDPGDGRGILVTLTDEGKTRVDAAITRLVDAEAVLLDSLSRPDRDRLAALLRKLSLGFDA
- a CDS encoding FMN-binding protein — protein: MTLTLADDVVTEVEVTGNPQARESEQYQSQFIGGIKNEVVGKRLDEVSVSRVSGSSLTSGGFMQAVELIKAEAAA
- a CDS encoding GNAT family N-acetyltransferase, with protein sequence MMSDRPQPFHDAPLDAAMSDALVQQGLAVERVDNAARAENDPWLSAVARGFLEEEPGEVRREAFVGHTAHRRKLGVYDATSPQPEIPVATFASWPSELTVPGGSVAASAISAVTVAPTHRRRGILRALMAGELRTAAALGLPVAVLTVSESTIYGRFGFGSAATVANWDIRVRRAGWIGPEAPGRVDFISREQARELAEALHERVRASSAGEIALPEGHLNRFFGTSPDAEKAERLRTIQYRSPAGEVDGIAVYRVVENPDDFSESTLELSWLLAATDDAYAGLWRFLLEMDLIGRLRASELAVDEPLWWMIADQRAATITITDHEYVRILDVPGALASRRFGAADTIALEVDDPLGIAGGTFVLTTDADGGAVVDAVEAPPANAPVVRLGIRELSSLLLGTVSAVTLARAGRIEADDPTRIARVFQTTEAPRLSFWY
- a CDS encoding ribose-phosphate diphosphokinase, translating into MARKNKTVDLDKESGIAPGLVAKTKKRLVVASGRSHPSLADDVATALGTNLVPTEYRTFASGEILTRFEVSIRGCDLFLIQSFGPPVNEWMMELLIMLDAAKRASAKRITVVAPYFPYSRQDKKGRGREPISARLVADLLKTAGADRVMSVDLHAAQIQGFFDGPVDHLFAKPVLLDYFEKNLSPEDRDKLTVVSPDTGRVRVADTWSDSLGAPLAIIHKRRDPNVANQVTVSEIVGQVDGRVCLLVDDMIDTGGTIVKAAQALKKSGAERVIVAATHAVFSDPASERLQDAAIDEVVVTDTIPIPDRKRWESLTVLPIAPLLARAIREVFEDGSVTSMFDGAA
- a CDS encoding FAD-dependent oxidoreductase → MTLKKWVDDGATRGVVLGAGFIGLEAAEALRHRGLEVDVVELAPHVLPPLERELASVVTTQLRNLGIRVHDGVAAESVDVGDESDVVVLSDGTRIPTDLVVLSVGVRPDTAFVEAAGIETARGAIVVDDRGRTSAEGVWAAGDAVTSTDAVTGVQRPVPLAGPANRAGRLIADDIFGMAQARPIPHPIGTAIVRVGEITAAMTGANRASLDAAGMDYTTIHLHPMQHAGYFPGASTVHMIVHVSQRDGRILGAQAVGYEGVDKRIDVLATAIRAGLPAADLMDLDLAYSPPYGQAKDAVNLVGMIAENVENGRLKLWYADELDRMRESALILDVRTPREYNSGHIEGSLNIPHTELRDRLDEVREAAQGRPIAALCAAGVRSNIAYRILVGNGFDAASLSGGTQTLRQWWGDQAASILVREEVHA
- a CDS encoding FAD:protein FMN transferase, producing the protein MSGEPRVDRGRSPSWRFEAIGTHWSVDTDVPLSEPERAAVLALIDGFDREWSRFREDSTVSALASGGSRALPADAEAMFAVYADLDAATDGAVSPLIGASLEALGYDRSYSLRTSGPVGAPRDWRGVISTDRGTLSVSRPAVIDVGAIGKGRLVDLVSEHLEPRTRGTLVVDAGGDLRCSHAPERVGLEHPYDATRILGVVELADAALCASATNRRAWGDGLHHVLDARTGVPVRTVAATWAVAPTAMIADAAATALFFEGGPELAHRWGVEWVRMMTTGQVDWSPGFGTERCKAELFT